From one Culex quinquefasciatus strain JHB chromosome 3, VPISU_Cqui_1.0_pri_paternal, whole genome shotgun sequence genomic stretch:
- the LOC119769836 gene encoding BTB/POZ domain-containing protein 6-like, which produces MAQKPFAYDLCLEDRLEQLVNSEYTADVFFKVGEAGEPMFAHKNVITTASEVLYAQLNGQFHDAISNSRDNPIAVKDISPVVFLEILRFMYCERVNFTDEIFVELYYAAKKYLLSKLVDVCDKYIEGEIKEDNVLKIFNDNRRYEFDDINTVCLRVICDNPLECFEQERFLKMEKSSLKLILESPKINCLEDHLENATQRWLECNVNGQTTSKDFLYLAVRRSGRELLCQKLYAFSAFRYADEILTDMFVDVYQSFNLYGFGIFIGTKSKNINAVNLYVEIIAEDGNHELDEKRTVPVNGELYVFEMFFKKIILQKDNRYQIVVKLDAYVEPLSEMFHLDYFQPVGNTWNTLMMLTYTTDIKQNCLAHMLYSKQ; this is translated from the coding sequence ATGGCGCAGAAACCCTTCGCGTACGATCTGTGCCTGGAGGATCGCCTGGAGCAGCTGGTCAACAGCGAGTACACCGCGGACGTGTTCTTCAAGGTGGGCGAAGCCGGCGAGCCGATGTTTGCCCACAAGAACGTAATCACGACGGCCAGCGAGGTGCTGTACGCCCAACTCAACGGTCAGTTCCACGATGCCATCAGTAACAGCCGCGACAATCCGATCGCGGTCAAGGACATCAGTCCGGTggtatttttggagattttACGCTTCATGTACTGCGAAAGGGTTAATTTCACTGATGAAATCTTCGTGGAGTTGTACTATGCCGCCAAGAAGTACCTGCTGTCCAAGTTGGTCGATGTTTGCGACAAGTACATCGAGGGTGAGATCAAGGAGGATAATGTGCTGAAGATCTTCAACGACAATCGACGGTACGAGTTTGACGACATCAATACCGTCTGTTTGCGCGTGATTTGCGACAACCCGTTGGAGTGTTTCGAGCAGGAACGGTTTCTGAAAATGGAGAAAAGTTCGCTGAAGTTGATACTGGAAAGTCCGAAGATCAACTGCCTCGAAGACCATCTGGAAAATGCCACTCAAAGATGGTTGGAGTGCAACGTAAACGGACAAACGACTTCCAAGGATTTCTTATATTTGGCTGTGAGACGAAGCGGTCGGGAGTTGCTTTGTCAAaaattgtatgcattttcagcgTTTCGCTATGCTGATGAAATTTTGACGGATATGTTCGTCGATGTTTATCAGAGTTTCAATTTGTACGGATTCGGAATTTTTATTGGAACtaaatccaaaaacataaacGCAGTTAATTTGTACGTGGAGATCATAGCTGAAGACGGCAATCATGAATTAGATGAGAAGAGGACAGTTCCAGTGAACGGAGAGTTGTAtgtatttgaaatgtttttcaaaaagataaTATTGCAAAAAGATAATCGATATCAAATTGTCGTTAAGTTGGATGCATATGTAGAGCCACTCTCAGAAATGTTTCATCTAGATTACTTTCAACCTGTTGGAAACACATGGAATACGCTGATGATGTTGACTTACACGACCGATATCAAGCAGAATTGCTTGGCTCACATGCTTTACAGTAAACAATAA